GGCAACGGTTTCTGCTACCAAAACCATTAGCTTGGTTAATTTAAGGTGGGGAACCACATCGAGCATTTCCAATGAGATTTCCATGACCTCAACCGATGGTAGTAACTACACAACAACATCGGCTATTCCTGCACAAGCTGCTGGTAGCACCATATACTATGCCGTTTATGCGGAGGACAATGAGGGTGGGAATAAACTAACCCAAACTCAAAGCTATACCGTTGCAAACAGCGTTGCTCCCACAAACATTCTCTCAGTTGATTTTTCCAGCTGCCTGCCAACGGGTTGGGTGACCTACAGCGTGACATCCAACAAAAACTGGACCTGCTATAGCAACCAATACATGGAGGCCAATGGCTATGGTGGAGATGTGGCTAGCGAAGATTGGTTGGTAACCAGCAAGGTAGATGCAACGAGCTATCACGATGTGGCTTTAACCTTCAACGTGAAAACAAAGTATACCGACACCAACTACCCCAACACCCTAACGGTATACTACTCTACCAACTACCTGGGAGTTGGGAGTCCAAATGCAGCAACATGGAACCTCCTATCCTACACCGTTCCTGCTGCAAACTCCAACGCATTTGCCTCAAGTGGCAGCATTAACCTCGCAGCCGTTGATGGAAAGCAATTCTACATTGGTTTCAAGTATGCTTCTACTGGCGTTGGCTCCAATTCATCAGCACTTTGGGATGTGGACGATGTGGTTGTTACCGCAACACCCGGTTCAAACCCCACCAACCAAGCCCCAGAAATTTCAAGCATTCACAACACACCCGCAAATCCTGAAAAAGGGGCAAATACCACCGTTACCGCATCAGTTTCCGATGCCGATGGCTCGGTTAAAACGGTAACCCTAAGGTATGGTACCGACCAAAACAATCTTAACCAAACGGTAGCAATGGTGCTGCAGTCGGGCACAACTTACACTGGTTCATTCACCTTCCCGCAAGCCAACACGGTTTACTACAAAGTTGAGGCAACAGACAATCAAGACCTAGCGGCAACTTCAATGGTTTATACCATTGATGCAGCGGCCTCATCTAATCAACTTCCAGTAGTTAGCAATGTTTCCTTCAGCCCAAACCAGCCTATGGTGAATTATGAATTAACCATTTCAGCAACAATTACCGATGCTGATGGTACTATTACTAGTGCTACGGTTAATTATGGAGACGCAAGCGATAATATGCCATACCAGCAAGCCATGCAGGTGCAATCCGGCTCAACCTTTGAGGCCACTTTCACTGTTCCGCAACTTACGGCGCTCTACTTCAGCCTTACCGCAACAGATAACCAAGGTGGGAGCATTTCATCATCACCTTCACTGGTTAATCTGTCCACTGGCATTGGCACAACTACTGCCGATAAATTGGAAATTTACCCAAACCCGGCTCACCAACAATTCGCTGTTGCTACCAACGGTAGCACCCCAATAAACATTACCGTTTATGATCTTACGGGGAAGAAAATTATTGAGAGAAGAAGTGTTTTGCCAAATCAAAGCATTGACATTGCTTCACTGAGTAGCGGCATTTACCTCATCCGAATATCAACAGTAAAGGGTATGGTTACAAGAAAACTTAACGTTTCAAAATAACAGACACTGAACATAATGGCTATAGACCATAGCCACAATAAAAAACCCCGGTGAAATTCACCGGGGTTTTTGCTATATGTACTTTTTCTTCGATTGTGTAATCACGAAATCCTTCAAATAAAAGGGTTCAAAGTAGGCAGTGTCAACAAAATTGGAGGATTTAAATGCTTCCAGTGAGGGCAATACCATATTTTTTGCCGAGGAAAAATTATCCTCAAGAAAAATGGCGTTGGCGTGCGAAATAACCGCACGACACTTTGCAGCACCATTTCCAAAGAATACCACCCTGCTCTTTTCCAAAATTGAGGTAAAAGTAGATTCGTCCACAATTGTGGCCTTTACCGATTCAACAACCGCCAGTTGGCTGGAGTATAGCGCCGAATAGACCTCCATTCGTCGGGCATCAATCATGGGGCAAAACACCATGCCTTCAATGTCGTCTCCCCTCTCTTTAAGTGCACCGATGGCTCCAAAAGTCATAGCCTGCAAACTGTCGACTGCAATTAATGGCAAGTTCTGAGCAAAGCAAATTCCCTTTGCTGTGGATACACCAATCCTGAGACCCGTATACGAACCAGG
The sequence above is drawn from the Williamwhitmania sp. genome and encodes:
- a CDS encoding endonuclease, with protein sequence MRKNILFLLLWLVPLLMWAQAPTGYYNNADGKTGATLKTALFNIIKTHNEQTYAQLWTDFQSTDKKANGKVWDMYSDVPGGTPAYEFTFSTNQCGTYSKEGDCYNREHSFPKSWFSEATPMYTDLFHLYPTDGKVNGMRSNYIYCEVLNTPETQFSSNGSKLGPSDPATGFSGKAFEPIDEYKGDLARTYFYMATCYEDKIASWASYATEAQGILDGDAYPAYKSWFVQLLLKWSREDPVSQKEIDRNNAVYAIQGNRNPYIDHPEYAEYVWGGETPSGVQVSNIALNPAQPNETNTVSISATVSATKTISLVNLRWGTTSSISNEISMTSTDGSNYTTTSAIPAQAAGSTIYYAVYAEDNEGGNKLTQTQSYTVANSVAPTNILSVDFSSCLPTGWVTYSVTSNKNWTCYSNQYMEANGYGGDVASEDWLVTSKVDATSYHDVALTFNVKTKYTDTNYPNTLTVYYSTNYLGVGSPNAATWNLLSYTVPAANSNAFASSGSINLAAVDGKQFYIGFKYASTGVGSNSSALWDVDDVVVTATPGSNPTNQAPEISSIHNTPANPEKGANTTVTASVSDADGSVKTVTLRYGTDQNNLNQTVAMVLQSGTTYTGSFTFPQANTVYYKVEATDNQDLAATSMVYTIDAAASSNQLPVVSNVSFSPNQPMVNYELTISATITDADGTITSATVNYGDASDNMPYQQAMQVQSGSTFEATFTVPQLTALYFSLTATDNQGGSISSSPSLVNLSTGIGTTTADKLEIYPNPAHQQFAVATNGSTPINITVYDLTGKKIIERRSVLPNQSIDIASLSSGIYLIRISTVKGMVTRKLNVSK
- the tsaB gene encoding tRNA (adenosine(37)-N6)-threonylcarbamoyltransferase complex dimerization subunit type 1 TsaB, translating into MALILMLETSTDVCSAALFNEGQLLCCRENSEGRSHASTLAVFIDEILKEVNISPKNLSAVAVSKGPGSYTGLRIGVSTAKGICFAQNLPLIAVDSLQAMTFGAIGALKERGDDIEGMVFCPMIDARRMEVYSALYSSQLAVVESVKATIVDESTFTSILEKSRVVFFGNGAAKCRAVISHANAIFLEDNFSSAKNMVLPSLEAFKSSNFVDTAYFEPFYLKDFVITQSKKKYI